One genomic segment of Chromatiaceae bacterium includes these proteins:
- a CDS encoding DEAD/DEAH box helicase family protein, producing the protein MNEAETRAELIDPALKEAGWGVVDGSRVRREVITLGRLQGAGKRAKQDIADYVLFYRGQKLAVIEAKRRDLPDTEGVGQAKKYAAMLQTRFTYSTNGVGIYQIDMHTGAENYVERYPTPEELWAQTFAEENAWRDRFGEVPFEDKGGQWQARYYQHNAINNALEAVAAGQDRILLTLATGTGKTFIAFQLAWKLFHSRWNITREPSRRPRVLFLADRNILADQAYNAFSAFPEDALVRIDPASIRKKGRVPKNGSIFFTIFQTFMTGRDAEGNPAPSFGEYPPDFFDFIVIDECHRGGANDESNWRGILEYFAPAVQLGLTATPKRKGNVDTYAYFGEPVYIYSLKEGINDGFLTPFKVKQIATTLDDYVYTSDDQLIEGEIEEGKRYTEDDFNRVIEIREREKYRVKLFMNAIDQSQKSLVFCATQEHALAVRDLINQMKNSPDPNYCVRVTANDGEIGEQFLRTFQDNEKTIPTILTTSQKLSTGVDARNVRNIILMRPVNSMIEFKQIVGRGTRLFDGKDYFTIYDFVKAYEHFSDPEWDGEPVEPEPCERCGKYPCICVREPPGPCPVCGQVPCVCEKPGPEPCPVCGEYPCICKKKVKARIKLADGKERSIQHMVATTFWSPEGKPMSAAEFIERLFGELPELFKDEDELRALWSNPETRKALLEALSEKGYGEDQLGEIRRMIDAENSDLYDVLAYIAFALAPITRAERVDTRRARILASYDDKLQAFLEFVLAQYVREGVSELDQDKLPDLLELKYHAISDAAHELGGVAKIRDAFVGFQKVLYEQS; encoded by the coding sequence ATGAATGAAGCCGAAACCCGCGCAGAGCTGATCGACCCCGCCTTGAAGGAAGCAGGCTGGGGCGTTGTCGACGGCAGCCGGGTGCGGCGTGAGGTCATCACACTGGGCCGTCTGCAGGGCGCAGGCAAGCGCGCCAAGCAGGACATCGCCGATTACGTCCTGTTCTATCGCGGCCAGAAGCTTGCCGTGATCGAGGCCAAACGCCGGGACCTGCCGGATACGGAAGGCGTGGGGCAGGCCAAGAAATACGCGGCCATGCTCCAGACCCGTTTCACCTATTCCACGAACGGCGTCGGCATCTATCAGATCGATATGCACACGGGCGCGGAAAACTATGTCGAGCGCTATCCGACGCCTGAAGAGCTATGGGCACAGACCTTTGCCGAAGAGAACGCGTGGCGGGATCGCTTTGGCGAGGTACCCTTCGAGGATAAGGGCGGGCAATGGCAGGCCCGTTATTACCAGCACAATGCGATCAACAACGCGCTGGAAGCCGTTGCTGCGGGGCAGGACCGTATTCTTCTAACCCTCGCGACGGGCACCGGCAAGACTTTCATCGCGTTCCAGCTTGCATGGAAGCTGTTTCACAGCCGTTGGAACATCACGCGTGAGCCCAGCCGCCGCCCCCGAGTTCTGTTCTTGGCCGACCGGAATATTCTGGCTGATCAGGCTTACAACGCCTTTTCGGCCTTCCCGGAAGATGCGCTGGTCCGTATTGACCCGGCGAGCATCCGCAAAAAGGGCAGGGTGCCGAAGAACGGCAGCATCTTCTTCACGATCTTTCAGACCTTCATGACGGGCCGGGATGCGGAAGGTAATCCCGCGCCAAGCTTTGGCGAGTATCCGCCCGACTTCTTTGACTTTATCGTGATTGATGAGTGCCATCGGGGCGGGGCGAATGATGAGAGCAACTGGCGCGGTATCTTGGAGTACTTCGCGCCTGCGGTGCAGCTGGGCCTGACCGCCACGCCCAAGCGCAAAGGCAACGTCGATACGTACGCGTATTTCGGGGAGCCGGTCTACATCTACTCGCTAAAAGAAGGGATCAATGACGGCTTCCTGACCCCCTTCAAGGTTAAGCAGATTGCGACAACCCTCGATGACTATGTTTATACCTCCGATGATCAGTTGATCGAGGGCGAGATTGAGGAGGGGAAGCGCTATACGGAAGATGACTTCAACCGTGTCATCGAGATCCGGGAGCGCGAAAAGTACCGCGTGAAGCTGTTCATGAACGCGATCGACCAGAGCCAGAAATCGCTCGTATTCTGCGCGACGCAAGAACATGCGCTTGCCGTGCGCGATCTGATCAATCAGATGAAAAACAGCCCGGACCCGAATTACTGCGTCCGGGTGACCGCGAATGACGGAGAGATCGGTGAGCAATTCCTGCGCACCTTCCAGGACAACGAGAAGACGATCCCAACCATCCTGACCACATCGCAGAAGCTCTCGACGGGCGTGGATGCCCGTAATGTGCGCAACATCATCCTGATGCGGCCCGTGAATTCGATGATCGAGTTCAAGCAGATCGTGGGACGCGGAACGCGGCTGTTTGATGGCAAGGACTATTTCACGATCTATGATTTCGTGAAGGCCTATGAGCATTTCAGTGACCCGGAGTGGGACGGTGAGCCCGTCGAGCCGGAACCCTGCGAGCGCTGCGGGAAGTACCCTTGTATCTGTGTGCGGGAACCGCCGGGACCTTGTCCTGTTTGTGGGCAGGTGCCTTGTGTTTGCGAAAAGCCTGGGCCGGAGCCATGCCCTGTTTGCGGCGAGTACCCCTGCATTTGCAAGAAGAAGGTCAAAGCCAGGATCAAACTGGCGGACGGCAAAGAACGCAGCATCCAGCATATGGTGGCAACAACCTTCTGGAGCCCCGAAGGAAAGCCCATGTCGGCCGCCGAATTTATCGAGCGGCTTTTCGGTGAGCTGCCGGAACTGTTCAAAGACGAGGATGAACTGCGCGCGCTCTGGAGTAATCCGGAGACCCGCAAGGCGTTGCTCGAAGCCTTAAGTGAAAAGGGCTATGGCGAAGATCAATTGGGTGAAATCCGCCGCATGATCGATGCGGAAAACAGCGACCTTTACGACGTTCTGGCCTATATCGCATTTGCCCTCGCGCCGATAACGCGCGCGGAACGCGTCGATACGCGCCGGGCACGGATTTTGGCGTCCTACGACGACAAGCTGCAGGCGTTCCTGGAGTTCGTGTTGGCGCAGTACGTCAGAGAGGGTGTGTCAGAGCTGGATCAGGACAAGCTGCCTGACTTGCTGGAGCTCAAATATCACGCGATCAGCGATGCGGCACACGAACTTGGCGGAGTAGCCAAGATCAGGGATGCGTTCGTTGGGTTTCAGAAGGTTCTTTACGAACAGTCATAG
- a CDS encoding restriction endonuclease subunit S, producing the protein MTTGWENKPLGEVCNIVGGGTPSKANSSYYGGDIPWATVRDMREELLSTTECRISNEAVAHSATNIIPRNNVVIATRVGLGKVCILAQDTAINQDLRGVVPKNKKYLDVRFLFRWFQSISKVIESEGTGLTVKGVKLPFVKSLKVPVPPLSEQKRIVAILDEAFEGIVTATANAEKNLANARELFESYLNAVFSNKGEEWVDTTVGQLVDDQILEKPLDGNHGDTHPKKADFVQSGVPFIMASDLVAGEVDQMHCNFLTRSQADSLRKGFAVAGDVLLSHKGTIGRVAVLQTSHDYVMLTPQVTYYRIKDGRVLHNRYLYYFFQSPKFQDEICHIAGAGSTRAYIGITKQLELKVSYPDFDVQRQIARRFDALIAETRRLETIYRKKLAELTELKQSLLQKAFDGKLTAGAETAIKEDATA; encoded by the coding sequence ATGACGACGGGGTGGGAAAATAAGCCGCTCGGAGAAGTCTGCAATATTGTCGGGGGAGGAACCCCGTCGAAGGCAAACAGTTCATACTATGGTGGCGATATTCCGTGGGCTACCGTACGCGATATGAGGGAAGAGCTGTTATCCACGACAGAATGCAGGATTTCAAATGAAGCTGTCGCTCACAGTGCTACAAATATTATTCCCAGAAACAATGTCGTAATCGCGACGCGAGTAGGGCTTGGAAAGGTATGTATCCTCGCGCAAGACACGGCTATCAATCAGGATTTGCGAGGTGTCGTACCGAAGAATAAAAAATACCTTGACGTGCGGTTTCTATTTCGCTGGTTTCAGAGCATTAGTAAGGTGATTGAGTCTGAAGGAACAGGCTTAACTGTGAAGGGCGTCAAGCTCCCTTTCGTAAAGTCTTTGAAGGTGCCAGTCCCACCGCTTTCAGAACAAAAACGCATTGTTGCCATTCTCGATGAAGCGTTCGAGGGGATTGTGACTGCGACCGCTAATGCCGAAAAGAACCTCGCAAATGCCCGCGAGCTATTTGAGAGTTATCTGAATGCGGTCTTCTCCAACAAGGGAGAGGAGTGGGTAGATACAACGGTCGGACAGCTAGTGGATGATCAGATTCTGGAAAAGCCATTGGATGGCAATCATGGAGATACTCATCCCAAGAAGGCAGATTTTGTGCAGTCTGGTGTTCCATTCATAATGGCGTCAGATCTGGTGGCAGGCGAAGTTGACCAGATGCACTGCAATTTCTTAACGAGATCGCAAGCAGATTCGCTCCGGAAAGGGTTTGCAGTAGCTGGGGACGTTTTGCTTTCTCACAAGGGAACGATCGGTAGGGTCGCCGTACTACAAACATCTCACGATTACGTGATGCTGACACCGCAAGTCACGTATTATCGGATCAAGGATGGCAGGGTGCTCCATAATCGCTACCTCTACTACTTCTTCCAAAGTCCCAAGTTTCAAGACGAAATCTGCCATATTGCAGGTGCGGGATCGACTAGGGCCTATATCGGAATCACGAAACAACTAGAACTGAAGGTTTCGTATCCTGACTTCGATGTCCAAAGGCAAATAGCCAGAAGATTTGATGCATTGATTGCTGAAACCCGACGTCTTGAAACGATCTATCGGAAAAAGCTGGCCGAGCTCACTGAACTCAAGCAATCCCTTCTGCAAAAAGCCTTTGATGGAAAGTTAACGGCAGGGGCGGAAACAGCCATCAAGGAAGATGCCACCGCATGA
- a CDS encoding N-6 DNA methylase, translated as MLFLKYLDDLEQERAMEAELVGKDYAFIIDAPHRWSSWAAPKKADGSFDHDKALTGDDLIDYVNRDLFPYLQGFKDRATSPDTIEYKIGEIFGEIKNKFQSGYSLRDALELMDGLRFRSQKEKHELSHLYEAKIKNMGNAGRNGGEYYTPRPLIRAMVQVVNPKIGERIYDGAAGSAGFLCEAHDYLRKGELTTSQLQALQTRTFYGKEKKSLAYVIAIMNMILHGIDAPNIIHTNTLAENLADIQDKDRFDVILANPPFGGKERKEVQQNFPIKTGETAFLFLQHFIKYLKAGGRAAVVIKNTFLSNSDNASKALRKELLESCNLHTVLDCPSGTFLGAGVKTVVLFFDKGAPTRKIWYYQLDPGRSLGKTNALNDDDLKEFVELQVSSANSKKSWSVDVADIDPATFDLSVKNPNKAEEAPLREPEEIIAEMVALDAESAEILEGIRGML; from the coding sequence ATGCTCTTCCTTAAATACCTGGATGATCTGGAGCAGGAGCGGGCCATGGAGGCCGAACTGGTCGGCAAGGACTACGCCTTCATCATTGATGCCCCGCACCGCTGGTCAAGCTGGGCGGCTCCCAAGAAGGCGGATGGTTCCTTCGATCACGATAAGGCGCTCACCGGTGACGACCTGATCGACTACGTCAACCGCGATCTGTTTCCCTACCTGCAGGGGTTCAAAGACCGGGCAACAAGCCCCGACACGATCGAATACAAGATCGGTGAGATCTTCGGTGAGATCAAAAACAAGTTCCAAAGCGGCTATTCGCTTCGAGACGCCCTTGAACTGATGGATGGGCTCCGGTTCCGCTCGCAAAAGGAAAAGCACGAGCTCTCCCATCTCTACGAAGCCAAGATCAAGAATATGGGCAATGCCGGGCGTAACGGCGGTGAGTACTACACGCCGCGCCCTCTGATCCGCGCTATGGTCCAGGTGGTCAATCCCAAGATCGGCGAGCGCATCTATGACGGCGCAGCCGGGTCTGCCGGGTTCTTGTGCGAGGCCCATGACTATTTGCGTAAAGGGGAGCTCACCACCAGCCAGTTGCAAGCGCTCCAGACCAGAACCTTCTACGGCAAGGAGAAGAAGAGTCTGGCCTACGTGATTGCGATCATGAATATGATCCTGCACGGCATCGACGCGCCGAACATTATCCACACCAACACGCTGGCGGAGAACCTGGCAGATATTCAGGACAAGGACCGGTTCGACGTGATCCTGGCTAATCCGCCTTTTGGCGGCAAGGAGCGCAAGGAAGTCCAGCAAAACTTCCCGATCAAGACCGGCGAGACGGCCTTTCTGTTCCTCCAGCACTTCATCAAGTACCTGAAAGCCGGGGGCAGGGCGGCGGTCGTCATCAAGAACACGTTCCTCTCGAATTCCGACAACGCTTCGAAAGCTCTGCGGAAGGAGCTCCTGGAAAGCTGCAACCTGCACACCGTGCTGGATTGCCCGAGCGGGACATTCCTCGGGGCGGGTGTGAAGACCGTTGTGCTGTTTTTCGACAAGGGCGCACCGACGCGGAAGATTTGGTACTACCAACTCGATCCTGGGCGGTCTCTTGGCAAGACCAATGCTCTGAATGATGATGATTTGAAGGAGTTTGTGGAGCTGCAGGTCAGCTCTGCAAATTCTAAGAAGTCTTGGTCCGTGGACGTCGCGGATATCGATCCCGCGACGTTCGACTTGTCGGTGAAAAATCCGAACAAGGCCGAAGAAGCGCCACTGCGCGAGCCGGAAGAGATCATCGCCGAGATGGTTGCGCTGGATGCGGAAAGTGCCGAAATCCTCGAAGGCATCCGGGGGATGCTATGA
- a CDS encoding IS3 family transposase (programmed frameshift), translating to MSKRRKFSPEFKQGAVEQARQPGVSCAQVARELGIGANLLTRWKREADAEGRHAFGGSGNPRDEEVARLKRELARVKKERGFFARCGNVLRQGILLRYQAIQRCRDKFPVRMMCRLLKVSPSGYYDWEGRPPSARQIDNERLLKRIREVHEDSQGVIGAPRMHEDLTEEGETASKNRIARLMAVNGLQGWPRKKKRGQRGKPGLPPPGIRNHLERDFTALEPESKWVTDITELKTDEGKLFLCVVIDLFSKLVIGWSMHHRQDRQMVIRAVEMAVWQRQGGWSVVLHSDRGSQFRSGDYQRFLQRNTLICSMSAVGHCGDNAACEGFFGMLKRERTNHRRYRTRDEISADVFNYIERFHNPRMRRRVARKDQAFSAFLKPSVETG from the exons ATGTCGAAGAGAAGAAAGTTCAGCCCGGAGTTCAAACAGGGCGCCGTTGAGCAAGCCAGACAGCCTGGCGTCAGTTGTGCGCAGGTCGCCCGTGAGCTGGGTATCGGCGCCAATCTGCTGACCCGCTGGAAGCGAGAAGCCGATGCTGAGGGCCGTCATGCCTTCGGGGGATCCGGCAATCCCAGGGATGAAGAAGTCGCGCGACTCAAGCGCGAACTGGCGCGCGTGAAAAAGGAACGGG GATTTTTTGCGCGATGCGGCAACGTTCTTCGCCAAGGAATCCTCCTGAGATACCAGGCGATCCAGCGTTGTCGCGATAAGTTTCCCGTTCGAATGATGTGTCGGCTTCTGAAAGTGTCGCCCAGTGGTTACTACGACTGGGAAGGTCGACCGCCCAGTGCGCGTCAGATCGACAATGAGCGCCTGCTGAAGCGGATCCGAGAGGTCCACGAGGACAGCCAAGGCGTGATTGGCGCGCCGCGCATGCATGAGGATCTGACCGAGGAAGGCGAGACCGCCAGCAAGAATCGGATTGCCCGCCTGATGGCCGTCAATGGCCTGCAGGGTTGGCCGCGCAAGAAGAAGCGGGGCCAACGCGGCAAGCCAGGCTTGCCACCACCAGGCATCCGCAATCATCTCGAGCGGGACTTCACGGCCTTGGAACCGGAAAGCAAATGGGTCACGGATATCACCGAGCTGAAGACGGATGAAGGCAAGCTCTTCTTGTGCGTCGTCATCGACCTTTTCAGCAAGCTCGTGATCGGTTGGTCGATGCACCATCGACAGGATCGCCAGATGGTCATCCGGGCCGTTGAGATGGCCGTCTGGCAGCGCCAGGGCGGCTGGTCAGTGGTCTTGCACTCCGATCGTGGCAGTCAGTTTCGGAGCGGCGACTACCAACGGTTCCTGCAGCGAAACACGCTGATCTGTTCCATGAGCGCCGTTGGCCACTGTGGTGACAACGCAGCCTGCGAAGGATTCTTCGGTATGCTCAAGCGTGAACGCACAAACCACCGGCGTTACCGTACCCGAGACGAGATCAGCGCTGATGTATTCAATTACATCGAGCGATTCCACAACCCGAGAATGCGGCGTAGAGTCGCGAGAAAGGATCAGGCGTTTTCCGCCTTTTTAAAACCGTCCGTGGAGACGGGGTAG
- a CDS encoding type II toxin-antitoxin system Phd/YefM family antitoxin yields the protein MKSMSAKDAKNGFGRLLDTARAEPVTIEKHGRPVVVVMSIEEFERLQVAGQNRRAEDRPVN from the coding sequence GTGAAATCCATGTCCGCGAAAGACGCCAAGAACGGATTTGGACGGCTTCTGGATACTGCCCGCGCCGAACCCGTGACCATCGAGAAGCACGGTCGGCCAGTCGTTGTCGTGATGAGCATTGAAGAATTCGAGCGGCTCCAGGTCGCTGGCCAAAACCGCCGGGCGGAAGACCGCCCCGTGAACTAG
- a CDS encoding conjugal transfer protein TraG N-terminal domain-containing protein gives MSVDSYLELFTTLFGWTFYGVLWDVLVATGIVYLPFLGILIDNWREPAEGGQFGTVTGLSLRRMEIELFIALLVVVLAGQPAALTPLNAGTLSYTPPPTLDNPTPATATVAAPQSTFGATGFTGSPATVNIPVWWYAVLAMTSGFNHSVVEGLPATNDLRTFEQQARLATIEDPRLRQETSDFFSECYVPARSKYQAEQLATPAVAASLATYGNDDPDWMGSHVYRNTAGYYDTLRPTKQIPGWAYNAARDTEYDPASPPTWGKPTCKQWWEDGAIGLRQKLIDEADSTSAGFSGLVVAVAPALASEQQEDAVARTVLTNSPPVWSSNDLVANNSGSTGLVGSAENIVKGGLAAGGVVAASAMFSVTMTAVLQALPMVQALLLLGIYALLPMVVVLSRYSLSMMVIGAMAIFTVKFWSVLWYLAMWVDQNLIQSMYPDVNVFLQLFANPGEHDVKRMLLNMITTSLYLGLPLLWSGMMAWAGTNIGRSIDNAANPLRAPGQESGKQGGALGKGVVSKGAKR, from the coding sequence ATGAGCGTCGACAGCTACCTCGAACTCTTCACGACGCTGTTCGGCTGGACTTTCTACGGGGTGCTGTGGGACGTCCTCGTGGCCACCGGCATCGTCTATCTGCCGTTTCTCGGCATCCTGATCGACAATTGGCGTGAACCGGCCGAGGGCGGTCAGTTTGGTACCGTGACCGGTCTCTCTCTGCGCCGCATGGAGATCGAACTCTTCATCGCGCTGCTGGTGGTGGTCCTCGCCGGACAACCGGCAGCGTTGACGCCGCTCAACGCCGGTACCCTGAGCTACACGCCGCCACCGACCCTGGACAACCCAACCCCTGCGACGGCGACTGTGGCCGCACCCCAGAGCACCTTCGGTGCCACGGGATTTACCGGCTCACCGGCTACGGTCAACATCCCGGTCTGGTGGTATGCGGTGCTCGCGATGACTTCGGGCTTCAACCATTCAGTCGTCGAGGGCCTACCGGCCACCAATGATCTACGTACCTTCGAGCAGCAGGCGAGACTGGCCACCATCGAAGATCCGCGCCTTCGCCAGGAGACGAGCGATTTCTTCAGCGAGTGCTACGTGCCGGCACGTTCCAAATACCAGGCTGAGCAGTTGGCGACCCCGGCCGTCGCTGCAAGCTTGGCGACGTACGGGAACGACGATCCGGACTGGATGGGGTCGCATGTCTACCGGAACACGGCGGGTTACTACGATACGCTGCGCCCGACCAAGCAGATTCCCGGCTGGGCTTATAACGCTGCACGCGATACCGAATACGATCCCGCCTCGCCGCCGACGTGGGGGAAACCGACCTGCAAGCAGTGGTGGGAAGACGGCGCGATCGGCCTTCGGCAGAAACTCATCGACGAGGCCGACTCCACCTCGGCCGGCTTCTCGGGCCTTGTAGTGGCGGTCGCCCCGGCTCTGGCTAGCGAGCAACAGGAGGATGCGGTTGCCAGGACCGTCCTCACCAACTCGCCACCCGTATGGTCGAGCAACGACTTGGTAGCGAACAACAGTGGCAGTACGGGGCTCGTCGGCTCTGCGGAGAATATCGTCAAGGGCGGGCTGGCAGCGGGTGGCGTGGTTGCTGCGTCGGCCATGTTCTCGGTCACGATGACCGCGGTGCTTCAGGCCCTGCCGATGGTCCAGGCACTGCTGCTGCTCGGCATCTACGCCTTGCTGCCCATGGTCGTCGTACTGTCGCGGTACTCTCTGTCCATGATGGTGATTGGGGCCATGGCGATATTCACCGTGAAGTTCTGGAGCGTGCTCTGGTACCTGGCCATGTGGGTGGATCAGAACCTCATCCAGTCCATGTATCCAGACGTGAACGTCTTCCTGCAGCTGTTCGCGAACCCCGGTGAACACGACGTCAAGCGCATGCTGCTCAATATGATCACGACCAGCCTTTACCTGGGACTGCCGTTGCTTTGGAGTGGGATGATGGCGTGGGCGGGGACGAACATTGGACGTTCAATTGACAATGCGGCAAACCCATTGCGGGCACCCGGGCAGGAGTCTGGAAAACAGGGAGGTGCCCTTGGTAAGGGGGTGGTCAGTAAAGGGGCGAAGCGCTAA